In Chitinophaga nivalis, a single genomic region encodes these proteins:
- a CDS encoding class I SAM-dependent methyltransferase, with product MPGSKLYVQYGCGPFSAPPRWANYDASPTLRIQQLPVIGKLLRKRMHVAFHPDIILGDIIKGLPGVAADSCDGIYCSHVLEHLSYTDCVTAVRNTFRLLKPGGYFRCVVPDLEVAAKRYIDNLDGNDRQANIKFMEETLLGKQHRTRGFKQMIQGAFGNNAHLYMWDALSLSHILEENGFKQVRRCRFNDCPDEMFRLVEEENRFNNAVALEATK from the coding sequence ATGCCGGGAAGTAAGTTATATGTTCAATATGGATGCGGGCCCTTTTCCGCACCGCCACGCTGGGCTAATTACGATGCCTCTCCTACCCTCCGTATTCAGCAACTGCCGGTAATCGGCAAGCTGCTCCGGAAAAGGATGCATGTCGCCTTCCATCCCGATATCATATTGGGAGATATTATCAAAGGCCTGCCAGGCGTTGCGGCCGACTCCTGTGATGGTATCTATTGCAGTCATGTGCTGGAACACCTTTCCTATACAGATTGCGTTACCGCCGTTAGGAATACCTTCCGGCTCCTGAAGCCGGGTGGCTACTTCCGCTGTGTAGTACCCGACCTCGAAGTGGCCGCCAAAAGATATATCGACAACCTCGACGGCAACGACCGGCAGGCCAATATCAAATTCATGGAAGAAACATTGCTGGGCAAACAACACCGAACACGTGGTTTCAAACAAATGATCCAGGGAGCTTTCGGCAACAATGCCCATCTCTATATGTGGGATGCCCTCTCCCTGTCACATATACTGGAAGAAAACGGATTCAAACAAGTAAGAAGATGCCGGTTCAATGATTGTCCGGATGAAATGTTCAGACTGGTGGAAGAAGAAAACAGATTCAATAACGCCGTGGCATTGGAGGCCACCAAATGA